A window of Bacteroidota bacterium contains these coding sequences:
- the holA gene encoding DNA polymerase III subunit delta has translation MEFNAILSDLKKKNYKPVYVLSGEEPFYIDKISDYIEKNVLDDAEKEFNQTILYGRDVDVNTIVSEAKRYPMMAERQVLIVKEAQHVEEIEELESYVQQPLNSTLLVICYKYKTLDKRKSFAKSVSKNGVLFESEKLRDYKIPDWIAGFLKEKKYSAGPKALQMLTDYLGTDLGKIVNELEKIMIIIPSGAEITPELIEANIGISKDYNSFELTSAFAKRDILKANRIVNYFADNPKEHPFPVTMSLLFNYFSKLLRYHFLTDHSRENVAKSLGIHPFYVNEYVTAANAYSVKKIKAVFSFLREYDLRWKGVDNVNADEGELLKELTWKIIH, from the coding sequence ATGGAATTCAACGCTATTCTTTCCGATCTCAAAAAGAAAAATTACAAACCGGTTTACGTGCTGAGTGGAGAGGAACCGTTTTACATTGACAAAATTTCGGATTACATCGAGAAGAATGTTCTTGATGATGCAGAAAAAGAATTCAACCAGACCATTCTTTACGGGCGTGATGTGGATGTGAATACGATCGTGAGTGAAGCGAAACGTTATCCCATGATGGCCGAGCGGCAGGTACTGATCGTGAAAGAAGCGCAGCATGTGGAAGAAATTGAAGAGCTCGAAAGTTACGTGCAACAACCGCTCAACTCCACGCTGCTGGTGATCTGTTACAAATACAAAACGCTCGACAAAAGAAAATCGTTCGCGAAGTCGGTTTCAAAGAATGGTGTGTTGTTTGAATCGGAAAAACTGCGCGATTATAAAATTCCTGACTGGATCGCAGGTTTCCTGAAAGAAAAAAAATATTCTGCCGGGCCGAAAGCGTTGCAGATGCTCACCGATTATCTCGGCACCGATCTCGGAAAGATCGTGAATGAGCTTGAAAAAATAATGATTATCATTCCGTCCGGCGCAGAGATCACTCCCGAACTGATCGAAGCGAATATCGGGATCAGCAAAGACTATAATTCATTCGAACTCACGAGCGCATTTGCAAAGAGAGACATCCTGAAAGCAAATCGTATTGTGAATTATTTCGCCGATAACCCGAAAGAACATCCCTTCCCGGTGACAATGAGCTTGCTGTTCAATTATTTTTCGAAACTCCTGCGGTATCATTTTCTTACTGATCATTCCCGCGAGAATGTTGCGAAGAGTCTGGGCATTCATCCGTTTTACGTGAATGAATACGTGACGGCGGCTAATGCTTATTCCGTAAAAAAGATCAAAGCAGTTTTTTCTTTTTTGCGTGAATATGATCTTCGCTGGAAAGGAGTGGATAATGTGAATGCCGATGAAGGAGAACTGCTGAAGGAACTGACGTGGAAGATCATTCATTGA
- a CDS encoding AMP nucleosidase, which yields MKTKEEIVANWLPRYTGVPLEKWGEYILLTNFSNYVNLFAKLHKVKVQGVNKPMPSAHAGGISIINFGMGSATAATIMDLLSAIQPKACLFLGKCGGLKRKNNLGDLILPIAAIRGDGTSNDYFPPEVPALPAFSLQKAISTTIRNHKKDYWTGTVYTTNRRVWEHDEEFKEYLRSIRVMAIDMETATIFSVGFHNEIPTGALLLVSDQPMVAEGIKTEKSDRKVTDRFVESHLKIGIDSLKELINNGLTVKHLRF from the coding sequence ATGAAAACAAAAGAAGAGATCGTTGCCAACTGGTTGCCGCGCTACACGGGAGTTCCGCTGGAGAAATGGGGGGAATACATTCTGCTCACCAATTTTTCCAATTATGTGAACCTGTTTGCAAAACTGCATAAAGTGAAAGTGCAGGGTGTGAATAAACCAATGCCGAGCGCACACGCAGGAGGAATTTCCATCATCAATTTCGGAATGGGAAGCGCAACTGCTGCAACAATAATGGATCTGCTCAGCGCCATACAACCGAAAGCCTGTCTCTTCCTCGGGAAATGCGGAGGATTGAAAAGAAAAAATAATCTCGGCGATCTTATTCTTCCTATTGCGGCGATACGCGGCGATGGAACCAGCAACGATTATTTTCCACCGGAAGTTCCGGCGTTGCCTGCGTTCAGCCTGCAAAAAGCAATTTCAACCACGATCAGGAATCACAAAAAAGATTACTGGACGGGAACGGTTTACACTACGAACAGGCGCGTGTGGGAGCACGATGAAGAATTCAAAGAATACCTGCGATCGATCCGTGTGATGGCCATTGACATGGAAACTGCCACTATTTTTTCAGTTGGTTTTCATAATGAAATTCCAACAGGAGCGCTGCTGCTGGTTTCCGATCAGCCCATGGTGGCAGAAGGAATCAAAACAGAAAAAAGTGACCGAAAAGTGACCGACCGTTTTGTAGAGTCGCATCTTAAGATCGGAATCGATTCACTGAAAGAACTGATCAATAACGGCCTTACGGTGAAACATCTTCGCTTCTGA
- a CDS encoding type I restriction enzyme HsdR N-terminal domain-containing protein, with product MPPLNFPEYIFRLRNAGTKQELFDEVRKKWIVLTPEEWVRQHAVKWLVNEKKFPASLLAVEKSISVNGLNKRCDIVAWSHEMKPVLIVECKSPEVEITQEVFDQAARYNLTLGANLFLLTNGMKHFCCQADHSTANYIFLPELPSYSQLYSH from the coding sequence CTGCCGCCGCTGAATTTTCCGGAATACATTTTTCGCCTTCGCAATGCAGGAACGAAGCAAGAGTTATTTGATGAAGTGAGAAAAAAATGGATCGTGTTAACGCCGGAAGAGTGGGTGAGACAGCATGCCGTGAAATGGCTCGTGAATGAAAAAAAATTTCCTGCATCATTACTTGCCGTGGAAAAATCCATCAGCGTGAACGGGCTCAATAAAAGATGCGACATTGTTGCGTGGTCGCACGAAATGAAACCGGTGCTCATCGTGGAATGCAAATCGCCGGAAGTGGAAATTACGCAGGAAGTTTTTGACCAGGCAGCGAGATACAATCTTACACTCGGTGCCAATCTGTTTTTGCTTACCAATGGAATGAAACACTTCTGCTGTCAGGCGGATCACTCGACAGCGAATTATATTTTTCTTCCCGAACTTCCGTCCTATTCTCAGTTATATTCACATTGA
- a CDS encoding DinB family protein codes for MIEKPDASTFAPYFGKYIDMVGDKDPVRVLEAQVLDFKALMSEIPSEKEEFRYADGKWTVKEVIGHITDTERIMCFRALSIARGEAQPLPGFDQNNYVLSADFNRRSLLNIGHEFGAVREATIALFKSMNKNDLDRKGFANKHDVSVRALVYIIAGHHIHHERILREVYLADVL; via the coding sequence ATGATCGAAAAACCAGACGCTTCAACTTTTGCTCCGTATTTCGGAAAATACATAGACATGGTCGGCGATAAAGATCCTGTTCGTGTGCTCGAAGCGCAGGTGCTCGATTTTAAAGCGCTCATGTCTGAAATTCCTTCGGAGAAAGAAGAATTCCGATATGCAGATGGAAAATGGACCGTGAAAGAAGTCATCGGCCACATTACCGATACCGAACGTATCATGTGTTTTCGTGCGCTGAGTATTGCAAGAGGAGAAGCACAACCGCTTCCCGGGTTTGATCAGAATAATTATGTCTTGAGCGCCGATTTCAATAGAAGATCACTGCTGAATATCGGCCATGAATTCGGCGCCGTGCGCGAAGCAACCATCGCACTTTTCAAATCCATGAATAAAAATGATCTCGACCGCAAAGGTTTCGCCAACAAACATGATGTGAGTGTGCGTGCACTCGTGTACATTATTGCCGGGCATCACATTCACCACGAAAGAATTTTAAGAGAAGTTTATCTTGCGGATGTTTTGTGA
- a CDS encoding M3 family oligoendopeptidase: MDVVKSNAGTGSGRKFLPPGLSFDHWENIEPLFAELDERSIGSTEEFYRWLLDVNELETVLDEEYAWRYIRTTCDTTNESFEKSFDHFVSEIEPRVAPWDDKLNRKIDSSPFRDSLDPSLYSIFLRSVRNEISLFREKNIPLFTRIDQLSQKYGKIAGEMMVVIDEKELTIQQASNYFKHTDRKKREEAFRSIWKRRLEDKNHLDELFDQLCHLRNEVAENAGFENFRDYSFAELGRFDYTVKDCFDLHDAVEKEVIPFIGELEKKRKKELALDDLRPWDLEVDTSGLAALQPFSNGKELLEKTIACFYRIKPQYAEFISIMRGMDHFDLDSRKGKAPGGYNYSLAETGVPFIFMNSAGSQRDVVTMVHEGGHAIHSFLENHLPINALKNPPSEVCELASMSMELISMEHWNVFYADENDLRRAKREQLEKILATLPWVVSVDSFQHWIYENNGHSADERRAAWEKTRDRFESDVVNWNGLEEIKNNSWQKQLHIFEVPFYYIEYGMAQLGAIALWRNYKKDPQAALGGYEAALKLGYTKPIGRIYEAAGIEFNFSRAYVRELVTFVKEELNQL; encoded by the coding sequence ATGGATGTTGTGAAGTCAAATGCCGGAACAGGATCCGGCAGGAAATTTCTTCCGCCCGGTCTGTCGTTCGATCACTGGGAAAATATCGAACCGCTTTTTGCTGAACTCGATGAACGGAGTATTGGTTCAACTGAAGAATTCTATCGCTGGCTGCTTGATGTGAATGAACTGGAAACAGTACTTGATGAAGAATACGCGTGGCGTTATATCCGCACAACCTGCGATACCACGAATGAATCTTTTGAAAAATCATTCGATCATTTTGTTTCGGAGATTGAACCCAGAGTTGCTCCATGGGATGATAAACTGAATAGAAAGATCGACAGTTCTCCTTTCCGCGATTCACTCGATCCATCTCTGTATTCCATTTTTCTACGTTCAGTGAGAAATGAGATCAGTTTGTTCCGCGAAAAAAATATTCCGCTTTTCACTCGCATCGATCAGCTCAGCCAGAAGTACGGAAAGATCGCCGGTGAAATGATGGTGGTCATTGATGAAAAAGAACTTACGATTCAACAAGCATCGAATTATTTTAAACATACTGACCGGAAAAAAAGAGAAGAAGCTTTTAGATCGATATGGAAAAGACGACTGGAGGATAAAAATCACCTCGATGAACTTTTCGATCAGCTCTGCCATTTGCGCAACGAGGTGGCGGAGAATGCCGGCTTTGAAAATTTCCGCGATTATTCTTTCGCCGAACTCGGACGGTTCGACTACACGGTGAAAGATTGTTTCGATCTGCACGATGCAGTGGAAAAAGAAGTGATTCCCTTCATTGGCGAATTGGAGAAAAAAAGAAAAAAAGAATTAGCGCTTGATGATCTTCGTCCGTGGGATCTGGAAGTGGACACCAGTGGGCTTGCTGCTTTGCAGCCTTTCTCCAATGGAAAAGAGTTGCTGGAAAAAACGATTGCATGTTTTTATCGCATCAAACCTCAATACGCTGAATTTATTTCCATCATGCGTGGCATGGATCATTTCGATCTTGATTCGAGAAAAGGAAAAGCGCCTGGCGGATATAATTATTCATTGGCAGAAACAGGTGTTCCTTTTATTTTCATGAATTCTGCAGGATCGCAGCGCGATGTGGTGACCATGGTGCACGAAGGCGGGCATGCCATTCACTCTTTTCTTGAAAATCATTTACCGATCAATGCGCTGAAAAATCCTCCGTCTGAAGTTTGTGAACTTGCGAGTATGAGTATGGAACTTATTTCAATGGAACACTGGAATGTTTTTTATGCTGATGAAAACGATCTGCGCCGTGCGAAACGCGAACAGCTTGAAAAAATTCTCGCGACATTGCCCTGGGTTGTTTCTGTTGATTCTTTTCAGCATTGGATTTATGAAAACAACGGACACAGTGCTGATGAACGGAGAGCAGCATGGGAAAAAACGCGCGATCGTTTTGAAAGTGATGTGGTGAATTGGAATGGACTTGAAGAAATAAAAAACAACAGCTGGCAGAAACAACTTCATATTTTTGAAGTTCCGTTTTATTATATCGAATACGGAATGGCACAACTCGGCGCCATTGCCCTCTGGAGAAATTATAAAAAAGATCCACAGGCCGCTCTTGGCGGATATGAAGCTGCACTGAAACTCGGTTACACAAAACCGATTGGCAGAATTTATGAAGCTGCCGGAATTGAATTCAATTTTTCGCGTGCGTATGTGCGGGAACTCGTAACTTTCGTGAAAGAAGAATTGAATCAACTTTAA
- a CDS encoding S8 family peptidase, translating into MKRIFTIITTFAVATSLSARNGNAPSVTPHQNHTPVSKLAPDEYMANTMIFNMLPEFRSVCSNEHINIPELNDFFTMIGAVQVKKIYPNEKQPETKFNKYGQKMVDITLIYQVTFTSALDLDKAIGKMFNLGYCEYVEPHYIPKCTLVPNDPQATQAQSYYLYTVHAAGSTQSGWDISTGSTSVIIGIVDTGTELTHSDLVNQFAHNAADPVNGVDDDLDGYVDNYTGWDVALNDNDATWQGNAHGVAVCGDADAQVNNNNKVAGPGFNCKIMPVKIADATGALTAGYEGITYAADHGCGVINCSWGGTGGGSYGQSIITYATVNKDALVVCAAGNDGLDEAFYPAAYDYVLSVAATQNGDSRASFSNWNYTVDVDAPGVNILSTWTSNSTVANSGTSMASPITSGCAAIVRSFYPGYNAMQTGERLKQTADNIYSVAGNTGPTYADKLGTGRINLYRALTDPTTTPSVIYSNINFDDHNDEAFVANDTVRITGLFTNYLATTTNLVATLSVVTGGTYVSVLDGSTTVGALATMGTATHVPDPFQVKILPTAPINQQIDFKLTMTDGSYSANQYFSLIVNVDYINITVNDVWTTNTSKGLIGYNGPNQVQGLGFDYHSIPTGTLMYESSFMVGKSSSAVDDMVRGATPGQTDADFSSTSNVRLVAVPVSDFDTDGKFSDAVSPAPLPCTVHHTTYAWGTFPHQKYVIFQYIVKNTGATSMSGVYVGVFSDWDIDASTYALDKINEDLALRMGYAYCTNPGGYYCGIKLLTTSAPFVHYGIDNVTGGGGGVNIYDGYSTAEKYTTLSTGRATAGGAGTGNDVCDVVSAGPYTIAAGDSVKVAFALIVGDNLADLQSGAVDAQTMYDGIPLSSVEVDQTGSSLLNLFPNPTSGQTEIHYSVATAGSTELRLMDASGRLVREIASGTKQPGEYIERFDAASLTDGIYFIQFISDGNVSTRKVVIAH; encoded by the coding sequence ATGAAAAGGATCTTTACCATCATCACCACATTCGCGGTTGCAACTTCTCTTTCTGCAAGGAACGGAAATGCGCCAAGCGTTACTCCCCATCAGAATCATACACCGGTGTCTAAACTGGCTCCGGATGAATACATGGCAAATACCATGATATTTAATATGCTCCCGGAATTCAGGAGTGTATGCAGTAACGAACATATCAATATTCCCGAACTGAATGATTTCTTTACAATGATCGGTGCGGTACAAGTGAAGAAAATTTATCCGAATGAAAAACAACCGGAAACAAAATTCAATAAGTATGGACAGAAAATGGTGGACATCACACTGATCTATCAGGTTACTTTCACCAGCGCACTTGATCTCGATAAAGCGATCGGCAAAATGTTCAATCTTGGTTACTGCGAATATGTAGAACCGCATTACATTCCGAAATGTACGCTCGTTCCGAATGATCCGCAGGCAACGCAGGCTCAATCCTATTACCTGTACACTGTTCACGCAGCAGGTTCAACGCAGAGCGGATGGGATATCAGTACCGGAAGTACTTCTGTCATCATTGGTATTGTCGATACAGGAACTGAACTCACACATTCCGATCTCGTGAATCAATTTGCACACAACGCTGCTGATCCTGTGAATGGAGTTGATGATGATCTGGATGGATACGTTGACAATTATACAGGATGGGACGTAGCTTTGAATGATAACGATGCTACCTGGCAGGGAAATGCGCACGGCGTTGCAGTTTGTGGTGATGCAGATGCACAGGTGAATAATAATAATAAAGTTGCCGGCCCCGGATTCAATTGCAAAATAATGCCGGTGAAAATTGCGGATGCTACAGGAGCGCTCACCGCAGGTTACGAAGGAATCACTTACGCTGCCGATCACGGTTGCGGAGTAATCAATTGTTCATGGGGCGGAACAGGTGGCGGATCTTACGGACAAAGTATCATTACTTATGCAACTGTAAATAAAGATGCGTTGGTGGTTTGTGCGGCAGGAAACGATGGACTCGACGAAGCATTTTATCCGGCGGCGTATGATTACGTTCTCAGTGTTGCTGCAACACAGAACGGTGATTCACGCGCATCATTCTCCAATTGGAATTACACGGTGGATGTGGATGCCCCCGGCGTAAATATTCTGAGTACGTGGACGAGCAACAGCACAGTTGCTAACAGCGGAACTTCGATGGCTTCACCGATCACTTCCGGTTGTGCTGCAATTGTCCGTTCGTTTTATCCCGGTTACAATGCGATGCAAACCGGCGAGCGATTGAAACAAACTGCAGATAATATTTATTCTGTTGCAGGAAATACCGGGCCAACCTATGCTGATAAACTCGGAACAGGACGCATCAATCTTTACCGCGCGCTTACTGATCCTACTACAACTCCTTCGGTGATCTATTCAAATATAAATTTTGATGATCACAATGATGAAGCATTTGTTGCCAATGATACGGTGCGCATTACCGGGCTATTCACAAATTATCTTGCTACAACAACAAATCTCGTAGCAACTTTATCTGTTGTAACCGGTGGAACTTATGTGAGCGTACTCGACGGATCAACTACTGTTGGAGCGCTCGCTACAATGGGAACTGCAACTCATGTTCCTGATCCATTTCAGGTAAAAATTCTTCCAACGGCTCCTATCAATCAGCAGATCGATTTTAAATTGACAATGACTGATGGATCTTATTCTGCCAACCAATATTTTTCTTTGATCGTGAATGTCGATTACATCAACATCACCGTGAATGATGTTTGGACCACCAATACCTCGAAAGGATTGATCGGTTACAACGGGCCTAATCAGGTGCAAGGGCTCGGATTCGATTATCATTCGATTCCTACCGGAACACTCATGTATGAATCAAGTTTCATGGTTGGAAAATCTTCATCAGCTGTTGATGATATGGTGCGTGGCGCTACACCGGGACAAACGGATGCTGATTTTTCTTCTACTTCTAATGTCCGGTTGGTTGCTGTTCCTGTTTCAGATTTTGATACGGATGGAAAATTCAGCGATGCTGTTTCTCCTGCGCCGCTACCGTGTACTGTTCATCATACTACGTATGCGTGGGGAACTTTTCCTCATCAGAAATATGTCATCTTCCAGTACATTGTAAAAAATACCGGCGCAACTTCTATGAGTGGTGTTTATGTCGGAGTATTTTCTGATTGGGATATTGATGCGTCAACGTACGCGCTCGATAAGATCAATGAGGATCTTGCTCTGAGAATGGGTTATGCTTATTGCACGAATCCCGGCGGATATTATTGCGGCATCAAATTGCTCACTACTTCTGCACCGTTTGTTCATTATGGAATTGATAATGTGACCGGAGGTGGTGGTGGAGTTAATATCTACGACGGATATTCAACAGCAGAAAAATATACCACACTTTCAACCGGGCGGGCTACAGCTGGCGGAGCAGGAACTGGTAATGACGTATGCGATGTGGTTTCCGCAGGACCCTACACGATCGCTGCCGGTGATTCTGTAAAAGTTGCTTTCGCATTAATTGTCGGTGATAATCTCGCCGATCTTCAATCGGGCGCTGTTGATGCACAAACAATGTATGACGGAATTCCTCTCAGTTCAGTTGAAGTGGATCAAACCGGTTCATCTCTTCTGAATTTATTTCCGAATCCGACCTCAGGTCAAACTGAAATTCATTATTCCGTTGCAACAGCCGGCAGTACTGAATTGCGGTTGATGGATGCATCGGGACGACTGGTGCGTGAAATTGCTTCGGGAACAAAACAACCCGGCGAATACATCGAGCGTTTCGATGCAGCTTCTCTCACCGACGGAATTTATTTCATCCAGTTCATCAGTGATGGAAATGTTTCTACAAGAAAGGTCGTGATTGCTCATTAA
- a CDS encoding DUF5606 domain-containing protein yields MDITKVISISGMPGLYKVIGQSKSGVIVESLTDKKRFPAFGSSKISSLDDISIYTTGEDMPLKEVLKKLMEKEKSEKCPDVKSLDEKSLRDYISSFLPEYDKERVHLSDLKKLLTWYNLLHDSGLLTAEEPTEEEKLSLSENEKKNLNAGKKDLSGKSALKTNAPHVKVQGVRKTGTA; encoded by the coding sequence ATGGATATTACCAAAGTGATTTCAATTTCAGGGATGCCCGGACTCTACAAAGTTATCGGGCAATCGAAAAGCGGAGTGATCGTCGAATCACTCACCGATAAAAAACGTTTTCCTGCTTTCGGTTCGAGTAAAATAAGTTCGCTCGATGATATCAGCATCTACACCACGGGAGAAGACATGCCTTTGAAAGAGGTGCTGAAAAAACTGATGGAAAAAGAAAAAAGCGAAAAATGCCCGGATGTAAAATCGCTAGATGAGAAAAGTCTGCGCGATTACATCTCTTCCTTTCTTCCGGAATATGATAAGGAACGCGTACATCTTTCCGATCTGAAAAAATTACTCACCTGGTATAATCTTCTTCATGATTCCGGTTTGCTCACCGCCGAAGAACCGACAGAAGAAGAAAAATTATCGCTCAGTGAGAATGAAAAGAAAAATCTGAATGCAGGCAAGAAAGATCTCAGCGGTAAATCCGCTTTGAAAACCAATGCGCCTCATGTAAAAGTTCAGGGAGTCCGTAAAACAGGAACCGCCTGA
- a CDS encoding DUF1987 domain-containing protein, producing MRIQPTRHTPLVIIDENAGSITISGVSIPENAYVFFRHLEEYIESLDPEKVKKFSFTFRLEYMNTLSSKAFLDYMRMVKDTKQIPLEVTWEYFSDDEEMKDHGETFSEIVDIPFKYRSLDPKARVVPGKQK from the coding sequence ATGCGTATACAACCCACCCGGCACACGCCACTCGTTATCATTGATGAAAATGCAGGATCTATAACGATTTCGGGGGTTTCCATTCCTGAAAATGCCTACGTTTTTTTCCGACATCTTGAAGAATACATCGAATCGCTCGATCCTGAAAAAGTGAAGAAATTCTCTTTTACCTTCCGGCTCGAATACATGAACACACTTTCTTCAAAAGCATTTCTGGATTATATGCGCATGGTGAAAGATACGAAGCAGATTCCGCTCGAAGTGACTTGGGAATATTTTTCAGATGACGAGGAAATGAAAGATCACGGAGAAACTTTTTCCGAGATCGTGGATATTCCCTTCAAGTATCGCTCACTCGATCCCAAAGCACGCGTAGTTCCCGGAAAACAGAAATAA
- a CDS encoding EVE domain-containing protein: MNYFLVKSEPSAYSWEQFAKDGKARWDGVRNYAARNHLRAMKKNDEVLFYHSNEGMEIVGIAKVANEAYRDPTAGDDDRWSCVDLVPLRKLKKAVPFTSIKKEHALKNLPLVRIPRLSVMPVTKEELAAILSMSE; encoded by the coding sequence ATGAACTACTTTCTTGTAAAATCAGAACCCTCCGCCTACTCGTGGGAACAATTCGCTAAAGACGGAAAAGCACGATGGGATGGCGTGCGCAATTACGCCGCGCGCAATCACCTGCGCGCAATGAAAAAAAACGATGAAGTGCTGTTCTATCACAGTAATGAAGGAATGGAAATTGTGGGCATTGCGAAAGTTGCCAATGAAGCATACCGGGATCCTACTGCCGGCGACGATGATCGCTGGTCGTGCGTGGATCTTGTTCCATTGAGAAAACTGAAAAAAGCAGTCCCGTTCACATCTATAAAAAAAGAACACGCTCTGAAAAATCTTCCGCTCGTGCGCATACCGCGCCTGTCCGTGATGCCGGTAACGAAAGAAGAACTCGCTGCTATTCTCAGCATGTCGGAATGA